CGTTCGATGCCCGTTCGTATATTTACATCGGCTGGCTGCTTACGCCGAAAGTTCTCATGGCAGACCCGACATTGGAGAACGACGCGGCCATCACGGCGGACAATGTCATAGGCTATCTCAATTTGGATGCGGGCGTGGCCATGAACGACATGCTTGACCTGGCAAATGAGTTTCCCACGACGTTGGATGCCTCAATCTATGACGAAGACCTTTCGGAAGGCAGCGTAACTGCGTATCGTCTCCGCGAAGGTATTGAACGGTTCCTGATTTCCGACATCAACAATGCCGCGGCGAGCGCCAGGGCCCAGAGCGAAATCTACGTCATGCATGACGACGTAAGCGGCAACTGGATCGGAAACTTCAATCACGTTCCCGGCGGTGGAAACGTGCTCTATCTGGACGGCCATGTAAGCTTCATCAGGTATCCCGGCGATTCGCCATTCTCTCGCTTCTTTGGATGCTTCATGTCCACAGTCAACTCGATTAAGAGTCCGGCTTGATAGTGACTGCTTTTGCTGAATGAATTTCACATAGCGGGGGGCAACCTCTGCCCCCCGCTTTC
The nucleotide sequence above comes from Candidatus Hydrogenedentota bacterium. Encoded proteins:
- a CDS encoding DUF1559 domain-containing protein, which gives rise to MHRKGFTLIELLVVIAIIGILAAILLPALARAREAARRASCANNLKQLGLVFKMYSGESKGEKFPTNHMWSRGVVAGQCVPSNEFRAAPNGMAVFPEYLTDINVLECPSDATYQQEIEDFKTGGEFDPCTFDARSYIYIGWLLTPKVLMADPTLENDAAITADNVIGYLNLDAGVAMNDMLDLANEFPTTLDASIYDEDLSEGSVTAYRLREGIERFLISDINNAAASARAQSEIYVMHDDVSGNWIGNFNHVPGGGNVLYLDGHVSFIRYPGDSPFSRFFGCFMSTVNSIKSPA